The Desulfohalovibrio reitneri genome contains a region encoding:
- a CDS encoding TatD family hydrolase: MGKKRKTPRPSPATLELPRVGVDSHAHLDIERLRDDVPGVLARAAEAGVSRVGQVFLGHEAYLAGRELFAGHPEVFFLLGVHPNDADTFSAKDTGAMARAFADDPRLRAVGEIGLDYYWERVEHGVQKEAFAAQLHMARELDKPVVIHSRASDLDALDVLRAEGFQGYPVLWHCFGGDTELARAVLDLGCHVSLPGPLTYKANHELRRAAAFMGLERTLVETDCPYLSPEPWRGKPNEPALAAFTCAKLAGVVGVTPEEAWRRTGENAKAFFGLD; encoded by the coding sequence ATGGGCAAGAAGAGAAAGACTCCGCGCCCCTCTCCGGCCACCCTGGAGCTGCCCCGCGTGGGGGTGGATTCCCACGCCCACCTGGACATCGAGCGGCTGCGTGACGACGTGCCGGGCGTGCTGGCCCGCGCCGCCGAGGCCGGGGTGTCCCGCGTGGGGCAGGTCTTTCTGGGGCACGAGGCCTACCTGGCCGGGCGCGAACTCTTCGCCGGCCACCCGGAGGTCTTCTTCCTCCTGGGCGTCCACCCCAACGACGCCGACACTTTTTCCGCCAAGGACACCGGGGCCATGGCCCGCGCCTTCGCCGACGACCCCCGGTTGCGGGCGGTGGGCGAGATCGGCCTGGACTACTACTGGGAGCGGGTGGAGCACGGCGTGCAGAAGGAGGCCTTCGCGGCCCAGCTGCACATGGCCCGGGAACTGGACAAGCCCGTGGTCATCCACTCCCGCGCCTCGGACCTGGACGCCCTGGACGTGTTGCGGGCCGAGGGATTCCAGGGCTATCCCGTGCTCTGGCACTGCTTCGGCGGGGATACGGAGCTGGCGCGGGCCGTGCTGGACCTGGGCTGCCACGTCTCCCTGCCCGGCCCGCTGACCTACAAGGCCAACCACGAGCTGCGCCGGGCCGCCGCCTTCATGGGGCTGGAGCGCACATTGGTGGAGACGGACTGCCCCTACCTCTCGCCCGAGCCCTGGCGGGGCAAGCCCAACGAGCCCGCCCTGGCGGCCTTCACCTGCGCCAAACTGGCCGGGGTGGTGGGCGTGACCCCGGAAGAGGCCTGGCGGCGCACCGGGGAGAACGCCAAGGCCTTCTTCGGCCTGGACTAG
- a CDS encoding DUF4911 domain-containing protein → MSDTRQSGPRSVGRYLELAPSSIALFRFLLEPWGHLAQFTVLDSRRAVIKVLCAPGQEKRLDRALACVAEEVDFREIPAPKRAAD, encoded by the coding sequence GTGAGCGATACCCGGCAAAGCGGCCCGCGCTCCGTGGGCCGCTACCTGGAGCTTGCCCCCTCCTCCATCGCCCTGTTCCGCTTCCTGCTGGAGCCGTGGGGCCACCTTGCCCAGTTCACCGTGCTGGACTCCCGCCGGGCGGTCATCAAGGTGCTCTGCGCGCCGGGCCAGGAAAAGCGGCTGGACCGCGCCCTGGCCTGCGTGGCCGAGGAAGTGGACTTCCGGGAGATACCCGCGCCGAAGAGGGCGGCGGACTAG
- a CDS encoding M24 family metallopeptidase, translated as MTPNDPYLARRERVREKMAGLGLDALLVAHAANRYYLSGFELHDPQCNESAGMLLVRSDGRDVLLTDSRYRDAALRLWPEEYLHIYQAPKLKDIGSFLASQNLGTLGFESEALSHATATALEEHLPMKGVAGIVEELRQIKDETEIEALRASARLNHDLMNDLPKLLKPGMTEADAAWEIEKYFRERGATGMAFEAIVGVGPNAALPHAIPGAEKLPEEGLVLVDTGARYQGYNSDQTRTLWLGDTPSERFRHVRDLVRRAQRAAMEAVKPGVEVRELYLAARKVFEEAGEAEHFTHALGHGIGLETHEPPSLGPTSQAILKPGMVFTIEPGLYYGDWGGVRWEHMILVTEDGFEVL; from the coding sequence ATGACGCCGAATGATCCCTATCTGGCCCGCCGCGAGCGGGTGCGCGAAAAAATGGCCGGCCTGGGGCTGGACGCCCTGCTGGTGGCACACGCCGCCAACCGCTACTACCTTTCCGGTTTCGAATTGCACGACCCGCAGTGCAACGAGTCCGCGGGCATGCTGCTGGTGCGCTCCGACGGCCGCGACGTGCTGCTCACGGACAGCCGCTACCGCGACGCCGCCCTGCGGCTGTGGCCCGAGGAATACCTGCACATCTACCAGGCCCCCAAGCTCAAGGACATCGGCTCCTTCCTGGCCTCGCAGAACCTGGGCACCCTGGGCTTCGAGTCCGAGGCCTTGAGCCACGCCACGGCCACCGCTCTGGAGGAGCACCTGCCCATGAAGGGCGTGGCCGGCATCGTGGAGGAGCTGCGCCAGATCAAGGACGAGACCGAGATCGAGGCCCTGCGCGCCTCGGCCCGGCTCAACCACGATCTGATGAACGACCTGCCGAAGCTGCTCAAGCCCGGCATGACCGAGGCGGACGCCGCCTGGGAGATCGAGAAGTACTTCCGCGAGCGCGGGGCCACGGGCATGGCCTTCGAGGCCATTGTGGGCGTGGGCCCCAACGCCGCCCTGCCCCACGCCATCCCCGGCGCGGAGAAGCTGCCCGAGGAAGGGCTGGTGCTGGTGGACACCGGCGCGCGCTACCAGGGCTACAACTCCGACCAGACCCGCACCCTGTGGCTGGGCGACACCCCCTCCGAGCGGTTCCGCCACGTGCGCGACCTGGTGCGCCGCGCCCAGCGCGCGGCCATGGAGGCGGTGAAGCCCGGCGTGGAAGTGCGCGAGCTGTACCTGGCCGCCCGCAAGGTCTTCGAGGAGGCCGGGGAGGCGGAGCACTTCACCCACGCCCTGGGCCACGGCATCGGCCTGGAGACGCACGAACCGCCCTCCCTGGGCCCCACCTCGCAGGCCATCCTCAAGCCGGGCATGGTCTTCACCATCGAGCCGGGCCTGTACTACGGCGACTGGGGCGGGGTGCGCTGGGAGCACATGATCCTGGTCACCGAAGACGGCTTCGAGGTGCTGTGA